AGGTGCCCCCCACCCTGCAGCGCGGCGAGGGCCTGTCCTGGCGGGCCCTGACGACCGGCGCGGTCATTCGCGTGGATGACATCCTGAGTGCGCGGGGCGCGTTCCGGCCGAAGACCAGCCATCCGGAACGGCGCGCGCTGATGGTGGTGCCGCTGCTGTCGCGGACCGGTGAGCCGCTGGGCGCCCTGTGTCTGCTGCGCGACGAGCACCGGCCGTTCCGCGCGCCGGACGAGGCGCTGGCGCAGATGCTGGCTGGCGTGGGCGCCCGCGTCATGGAGGGCCGCGCGCACGTCACGGACCTGGAGGCCACGCTGGACGCCGCGCTGAACATGCTGGGCGTGGCGCTGGAGGCGCGGGACTTCGAGACGCAGGGCCATACGCAGCGGGTGCAGGACCTCGCGCGGCGCGTGGGAGAGGCCCTTCACCTGCCGGCAGAGCAGCTCACGGCGCTGCGGCGCGGCGCGGCGCTGCACGACATCGGGAAACTGTGCATTCCGGACACGGTGCTGCTGAAGCCGGGAGCCCTGACGCCTGAGGAGCGGGAGGTGGTGGAACGCCACGCGCCGCTGGGCGCGGCGCTCGTGGCGCGGATTCCCTTCCTGGATCCGGAGGCGCAGCAGGTGGTCCGCCACCACCACGAACGCTGGGACGGACGCGGTTACCCGGATGGTCTGGCCGGTACGCAGACGCCGCTGCTGGCCCGTGTGTTCGCGCTGTGCGACGTGTACGACGCCCTGACCAGCGAGCGGCCCTACAAGCGGGCCATGTCGCACGCCGCCGCCCTGGACGTCCTGCGGGAGGGCCGCGGCACGCAGTTCGATCCGGACCTGCTGGACGTGTTCTGCCGCGTGGTCACGCCCCGCGCGCCGGTGGGGAACTGATCAGGGGCCGCCCAGCGCCTGTTCCAGCGCCCGCCACGGCAGCAGCGCGCACTTGCGCCGCGCGTGCAGGCGACTGACGCCCGCGAGGGCCAGCAGGTCGCCCAGCTCGGGTGTGCCGTCGGCGTCGCCCATGACCATCGCGCGGAACTGCCCGGCCAGCGCGTGGGCCTCCTCCAGCGTCTTTCCGGTCAGGGTGACGGTCATCAGGCTGGCGCTGCTCTGACTGATCGCGCAGCCCTTCCCGCTGAAGTTCAGCTGCGCCACGCGGCCGGCCTGCACGTCCGCCCAGACGGTCACCTGATCCCCGCAGCCCGGGTTGTCCAGCGTGACTCCCGCCACGCCGTTCAGGGGCCCGGTGTGGCGGGGGCGGCGCTGGTGGTCCGCGATGATCTGCCGGGCGACTGCCTCGGGCAGCGCCATGGCGTTACTCCGGCTGGGCGAGACGCAGCGCGGCGGCGCGCAGCATCCGCACCCCGGTGTCCAGGCTGGCCTCGTCGATCGTGAAGCGCGGGTGGTGGTGCGGCCAGCGGCTGTCGGCGTCGTCACTGCCGGACCCGACGTTGAAGTACGCGCCCGGGGCTTTTTCCAGGTAGGCGCTGAAGTCCTCGCCGCCCATGGTGGGTTTGGCGTCGCGGTACCAGCCCTCGCCGACCACGTCCAGCGCGATCTCCCGCAGCTGCGCCGCCACGTGGTCGGTGTTGATGACGGGCCGGTACCCGAACTCGTAGCGCAGGTCGTACGTGGCGCCGTGCGCGTCGCAGATGCCCCGCACGACCCGTTCGATCAGCTGCGGCGCCCGCTCGCGCAGCGCCGGGTCGAACGTGCGGACGGTGCCCATCAGTTCGGCCGTGTCGGGAATGACGTTGTGCGTGGTGCCGCTCGTGAACTTCGTGACGCTGACCACCAGCGCGTCCTGCGCGGCCACCATGCGGCTCACGACATGCTGGAGGTTCGTGACGACCTGCGCCCCCACCGCGATGGGGTCCACGGTCTCCTCGGGGTGAGCGCCGTGCCCGCCCTTCCCGCGGATGGTGAGTTCGATGGTGTCGGGCGCCGCCATGAACGCGCCGGCTTTCACGGCAACCACCCCGGCGGGCAGCTGGCTGTTCAGGTGCAGGCCCGTGACGACGTCCACGCCGTCCATCAGCGGGGTGTTCATGACGAGTTCCTCGGCGCCGCCGGGGCCGATCTCCTCGGCGTGCTGGAAGATCATGCGGATCTCGCCCGGCACGTTCGCCGCTTCCCCCGAGAGCAGCTGCGCCACGCCCAGCAGGATGGCCGTGTGGCCGTCGTGCCCGCAGGCGTGCATCACGCCGGGTTTCAAGGAGGCGAAGTCGAAGGTGTTCTCCTCGTGGATGGGCAGCGCGTCGATGTCCGCGCGCAGCAGCACGGTCCGGCCCGGCTGCCCGCCCCGCAGGACGGCCAGGACGCTGGTGGGGGTAGGGCGCGATACGGTCAGGCCCGGCATCTTCCGCAGTTCGGCCTCGATGTACGCGGCAGTTTCATGCTCGGCGAAACCCACTTCGGGGTTCATGTGCAGGTGCCGTCGCCACGCCACGAGCTGCTCGCGAAGGTCCTCCACCCGGTCCTGAGTTGCGGTCATGCCCCAGCCTAGCGCCTCCGGCACCGGAGGGTCAGTCCCCCGGGCGCCTCATCCCGGTCCGGTGGACGTGCCCGGCCGCTCAACATGGGCCGGAGCCCGCGCGCGGACCCCGACCCTGAAGGAACCTGAGCTGCGCCTCAGCAACTTTCCTGCCCGCTGTGTCGTACTGAGGAGCATGAAGAACCGCACCCGCATGAAGAGCAAGTCCGGCAAGCTGGGCCTCATCCTGGCCGCCGCTCCCGTCGTTCTGGAACTGCTGGTCGCCGCCCGCAACGGCCAGAAGAAGCGCGGCAGGTACACCCGCGCCCGCAAGCGCGACCGCGTGATCGACTCGCTGCTGGGCCACGCGCAGCGGGCTGTCGGGAAGCCCGGCAAGCGCCGCTGGTTCTGATCAGCGGCGGGGTGACCGGTCCAGTGGGCCTCAGCTGATCCGGCAGACCACAGGATGCGAGGAGAGGCCACGGGGCTCTTGAGGGGGGAGGTTGGGTGCAGTCGCCCAGACCTTCCCTCTGTGCTGTTGCGCGTTGGGGAAGACAGTGACCGTGCGCCACCTGCGGGTCGTGTGCTGGGCCGTCCGGGCGATCCCCGAGGTGACTGGTCGGCTGGGTGACCCGCAGGCCACTGGCCGCGGTGGTCTGTGGGGCGCCATCACACGGTGAGCTTCCGAGCATCAGCTTGGTGCCGTGGGGACGGCGTGAACCAGAGCAAAGGAGCCACCGGGAGGATGGGTCAGGCTTCTGGGTTCGTCTGGCGGCACACGATATGTATATACAACCATTTTGTTCCACTGAGTGAAACGACCAGAACTATCCTGTCTGCTCAATGTCATATGCCGCCGCCCGCAGGGCAGGCCGTCCGCTGCCGACCAAACGGCGCCGGACGCTCAGGAGGACTCGCATGAATGCACGTCACGCCGCCGCCATCCTCACCTTGACCGGTCTTCTCGCCTCCTGCGGGCAGCAGACCCAGCCCCAGGCCACCCTGCCCCTGCCCACCACCGACGCCACCACCCGCGCCCGCACCCAGGCGCCCATCCTCGGGCAGAGCAGCCCGGAAGCCATCCCCGGCCAGTACATCGTCGTCATGAAGGCCGGAACGACCGCCACCACCCTGGCCAGCCAGAGCGGCGGCCTCGTGCAGGCCCTCGGGCTCGACCCGCAGGGCGTCAGCATCCTGAGCGTCTACAGCCAGGCGCTCAACGGATTCGCCGTGAAACTGAGCGCGCAGAACCTCACCCGGTTGCAGGCCGATCCCCGCGTCAAGTACATCCAGCAGGACTCCATCAGCCACGCCACCGCCACCCAGTCCGGCGCCACCTGGGGCCTCGACCGGCTCGATCAACGTGACCGGCCCCTCAACGGCTCGTACACGTACGACACCACCGCCAGCGGCGTGAAGGTCTACATCATCGATACGGGCATCCGCACCAGCCACAGCGAATTCGGCGGGCGCGCCACCTGGGGCACCAACACCACCGGCGACGGCAACAACAGCGACTGCCAGGGTCACGGCACGCACGTCGCGGGCACCGTCGGCGGCAGCACCTACGGCGTCGCCAAGGGCGCCAGTCTGATCGCCGTGAAAGTGCTCGACTGCCAGGGGTCAGGCAGCAACTCCGGCGTCATCTCCGGCATCGACTGGGCCGTCAGCAACAAGGGCAGCGCCACCGCCATCGCCAACATGAGCTTGGGCGGCAGCTTCGACCAGTCCATCAACGACGCAGTGACCAATGCCAACAGCAAGGGCCTGTTCATGGCTATCGCCGCAGGCAACGACAACAAGGACGCCTGCAACACCAGCCCCGCCAGCGCCTCTGGCGCATTCACGGTCGGCGCCACGGACAAGAGTGACGTCCGCAGCACCTTCAGCAACTACGGCAGCTGCGTGAAGATCTTCGCCCCCGGCACGGACATCACCAGCGCCTGGAACACGGACAACAGCGCGACCAAGACCATCAGCGGCACCAGCATGGCCACCCCGCATGTCGCCGGGGCTGCCGCACTGGTCCTGGCGCAGAACACGAGCTTCACCACCAGTCAAATCTCCAGCGCGCTGCTGAACGCCGCCTCGGCCGACAAGATCAGCAGCGTCGGCTCCGGCAGCCCCAACAAACTGCTGTTCACCAACCCTGGTGGTGGGAGCACGCCCACCCCAACGCCCACCCCGACGCCGACTCCCACCCCGGCCCCCGGAACGTACACCGGCACCGTCAACGCTGGAACCAGCGCCTACGAACCCAAAAGTGCCGGATCCTTCCAGTACGCGGGCGGCACTCTGAAAGGCGCCCTGACCGGCCCCAGTGGCACCGACTTCGACCTGTACCTGCAGAAATGGAACGGAGCGTACTGGGTCGACGTGGCCGCCGGGGAGAGCAGCACCAGCACCGAGAACGTGAGCTACCGAGCGGGCAGCGGCAAGTACCGCTGGGAAATCTACGCGTACAGCGGCAGCGGCGCGTACACCCTGGTCGAGAACAGGTAACGTCAGCGGAGCGCAGACGCGGCCCAGCCCGCGCCGCGCCCGCACGAGATCCAGCCGGGAGGTAGGGCCAGACTGCGTCAGGTGGTCTGGCCCCCTCCCGTTCCGCCCGGGCGACTCAGCAGCGTGGGGTCACGGTAGCCGGGCGGCGCATCAGCGCGGCAGACGATCCAAGACCTGCAGGAAGAACGCCGCGTCGCCCGCCCAGGGACGCACGTACCCCATCTCCTGCGACACGCGCCGCGCCGCGTCGGAGAGTGCCCTCAGGTCGTCCTCCGCCTCCGTCCACACTGGCCTGCCCGGCCACGAGACGCTCAGGGCCGCGACCAGCGTCCCGCCCGCGCGGAACACCGGGGCGGCCACCTGCGTCACGCCGCCCGGCTCGTCGGACGGCAGCGGCGGGGACAGCCACGCGCGGCGCGTCACCTGATCCAGCAGTTCCAGCGGTCCCCGGTCTCCGGACGCTGCGAACATCGCCTCGCGCAGGGACAGCGTCCCGAACGCCAGCAGCAACCGGCCCGACGCGTCCAGCACCACGCGCCGCCGCTCGCCCACCCCGGCCGGGGTGCCGCCGGGTCCGGCCAGCACCTCCGTGTACAGGGTGTCCTGCGCGTCTAGCACCGCCCACGCCACGCTGAGTCCCGTGCGCTCCCGCAGGTGCTCCAGGTGCGCCAGCGCCACGTTCAGGGGCGGCGCGTGCACCTGAACGTGCGCCTTCATGGCAATGAAGCCGCTGCCCAGCCGGTACCGGTCGCCCTCGCGCTGCAGCAGGTCGTACTTCTCCAGCACGCGCAGCGCCCGCAGGCAGCTGGCTTTCGGCAGGCCACTGGCGCGCGTCAGGTGCGCGAGCGTCCACTGCGGTTCGCGCGGCGTGAAGAACGTCAGCAGGTACAGCGGCCGTTCCAGCGTCGGAATGTCCGGCGCCTCCACCGCCCTGCTGCCCACAGTGTTCACCCCTGCATCGTACTCCACCGCTCCGCGCGCTCGCCCCGGCACCCGGGTGCCCGGCCGATCCAGCCCGGACGCCGCTCTACACTGCGAGGTACCGTCATGAGTCACACGCCCGAACAGCTGGAACGCGATCTGCGCCGCGCCCGGGGCCGCGCGCGGCTGCGGCCCCTGCTGGCCCTCGCCGCTGAACTGTGGGATAAGAACCCGGTCGAGGCCGTCGCGTACGCCCAGCAGGCCGCCCAGCTGGCCCGGCGGGTGCAGGATCCCGCCGCGCTGGCGCGCGCCACGCTGGAACTCGGCCGTGGGCAGCTGCGCCTGGGTCAGTACGCCGCTGCCCGCGCCGCGCTGCACGACGCCGTGACCCTGCACGAACAGCTCGGCGACGACCTGGGGCTCGCCCGCAGCTGGATGGGTCTGGGTACCGTCCGCTCTAACCTGGGCGAACTGCCCCAGGCACTCGAGGCGCACTTCAGTGCCCAGATTCTCTTCGAGCGGCAGGGCAGCGACTGGTACCTCAGCGCCTGCCTGAACAACCTGGGCGTCGCCTACCAGCGGCTGGACGACAACGTCACCGCCATGAACTACGCCCTGAGTGCCCTGCGGCTCGCCACCGGCGCCGGGAACACCGTCGTGCGGATCGCCGCGACGAACAACGTCGGGAACGTCGCCATGGAACTCCACCGCTACGAGGACGCCCTGTCCTACCAGACCGAGGCGCTGCACCTGGCGCGCGTGCACGGCAGCCCGTACAACGAGATCGTCGCCCTGACGAACCTGGGGAACCTGCACGGCCGCATGGAGCAGTTCAGCGCCGCCCTGCCGTACCTGGCGCGCGCCGACGACCTGGCGCGGGCGTACAGCGACCTGGACAACCTGGTGGAGGTGCAGGCCGAACGCGGCAACATCCACCGGCGCTCCGGTGAACTGGCCGACGCCCTGGCCGCGTACGCCCACGCGCTGGAACTGGTGGACCGCATGGGGGACTTCTACCTGGAAGCGCAACTGCAACTCAGGCGCGGCCAGACCCTCCTGGCCCTGCAGGACCACGAGGCGGCGCGCGGCGCCCTGAACCGCGCCCTGACCCTCGCCGCGCGCGTCCAGGCCGACGCGATCAGCAGCGAAACGCACGAGCACCTGACGGCCCTGCACGAGCAGACCGGGGACCTGCGCGGCGCGCTGCACCACCTGCGTGAGCACCTGCGCCTGACCGTCGCCGTGAACCGCGCCGCCGCCGAACGCAGCAGCGCCGTGCGCGTCATCGAGCATGAAACCGAACGCAGCCGGCAGGTGGCGGCCGCGCAGCGGCACCTGATCGAACAACTGCACCAGGCCAGCGCCGCCCTGACCCACCCCCCGGGGTCCGCCGCGGCCCTGCAGGGGCACCTGACGCGGCAGGCGAACCTGGACCCCCTGACCGGACTGGTCAACGACCGCTTCGCGCGTCAGCAGCTGCAGGCGGAATTCGAGCAGGCGCGGGCGCAGCACCACCCGCTCGCGGTGGCCACACTGGATCTCGAAGGGCGCGCGACAGCCGACCGCGCCCCCATGACCCGCGACACCATGGACCGGGCCACGGCCGACCGCGTGCGCCGGGACGTGAGCGCCGCCCTGCGCGCCGCGCTGCGCACCCAGGACGTCCTGGCCAGCCTGGATGACGGGACGTTCGCGCTGCTGCTGCCCCGCACGGACCTGCCGGGCGCGCTGCACCTGTGCCGGCGCCTGCAGCGGACCGTGACCGACACGCGCTGGCCAGACCTGCCCGGGACGCACCTGACGCTCAGCGTGGGCCTGTGCACCGACACCGCCTGCGCGCACCCCGACGACATGCTCGACCGCGCCCAGCACCTGCTGTACGCCGCGAAGGCCGCCGGGAGCGGCCAGGTGTGCACTGATCAGGACCCGCCCGGTCCGGCCCGCTGATCCTGGCAGACCACCGGGGAGGCCCCCTGGCGCCCGCTGCTGGACATAGCGTGCTGGGCAGCGCCAGCGTTCGGGCCGGACGTCCATAAGGGCCCCTCAACCTGCGGCCCACCTGCCGGGCGGAGCGCGCGGCTAGCGTGGGGCGCATGCCCCTGAAACCGGACATCACGCCCCCCGAAGCGCAGGACACGCGGGTGGGGTTCGCCCTGGTCGGCATCGGCAAGCTGACCGCCGAGGAACTCATTCCCGCCGCGCGCACCAGCGAGCACGCGTACGTGGCCGCGCTCGTGAGCGGCGAGGCGGACAAGGCGCAGGGCTTCGCGCGCGCCCTGGGCTTGACCGAGCAGGACGCGTACACCTACGAGCAGTTCGACGAACTGGCGGACCGTGAGGACGTCCAGGCGGTGTACATCGTCACCCCGAACAGCCTGCACCGCGAGTACGCCACCCGCGCCGCCCGCCTGGGCAAACACGTCCTGTGCGAGAAACCGCTGGGCGTGAACGCCGAGGACGCCCAGGCCATCGTGGACGCCTGCCGGGAAGCCGGGGTGCTCCTGATGACCGCGTACCGCTGCCAGTACACCCCGGAACACTGGGCGGCCCGGGACGCCGTGCAGGACGGCATGCTGGGCGACCTGCGGCTGCTGCATTCCATTCACGCGCAGGTCGAGGACGACCCCGACGCGTGGCGCCTGAAACGCGAGCTGGCGGGCGGCGGGCCGCTGCCGGACGTGGGCATCTACAGCCTGAACACCCTGCGTTTTCTGACCGGGCAGGAACCCGAGTGGGTGTTCGCCACGCAGCACCAGCCCGGCGGCGACCCGAGATTCCAGGAGGTCGAGGCCTCCATGAGCGCCCTGCTGGGCTTCCCTGGCGGCGT
The DNA window shown above is from Deinococcus sedimenti and carries:
- the sufU gene encoding Fe-S cluster assembly sulfur transfer protein SufU, which produces MALPEAVARQIIADHQRRPRHTGPLNGVAGVTLDNPGCGDQVTVWADVQAGRVAQLNFSGKGCAISQSSASLMTVTLTGKTLEEAHALAGQFRAMVMGDADGTPELGDLLALAGVSRLHARRKCALLPWRALEQALGGP
- a CDS encoding amidohydrolase, yielding MTATQDRVEDLREQLVAWRRHLHMNPEVGFAEHETAAYIEAELRKMPGLTVSRPTPTSVLAVLRGGQPGRTVLLRADIDALPIHEENTFDFASLKPGVMHACGHDGHTAILLGVAQLLSGEAANVPGEIRMIFQHAEEIGPGGAEELVMNTPLMDGVDVVTGLHLNSQLPAGVVAVKAGAFMAAPDTIELTIRGKGGHGAHPEETVDPIAVGAQVVTNLQHVVSRMVAAQDALVVSVTKFTSGTTHNVIPDTAELMGTVRTFDPALRERAPQLIERVVRGICDAHGATYDLRYEFGYRPVINTDHVAAQLREIALDVVGEGWYRDAKPTMGGEDFSAYLEKAPGAYFNVGSGSDDADSRWPHHHPRFTIDEASLDTGVRMLRAAALRLAQPE
- a CDS encoding S8 family peptidase; this translates as MNARHAAAILTLTGLLASCGQQTQPQATLPLPTTDATTRARTQAPILGQSSPEAIPGQYIVVMKAGTTATTLASQSGGLVQALGLDPQGVSILSVYSQALNGFAVKLSAQNLTRLQADPRVKYIQQDSISHATATQSGATWGLDRLDQRDRPLNGSYTYDTTASGVKVYIIDTGIRTSHSEFGGRATWGTNTTGDGNNSDCQGHGTHVAGTVGGSTYGVAKGASLIAVKVLDCQGSGSNSGVISGIDWAVSNKGSATAIANMSLGGSFDQSINDAVTNANSKGLFMAIAAGNDNKDACNTSPASASGAFTVGATDKSDVRSTFSNYGSCVKIFAPGTDITSAWNTDNSATKTISGTSMATPHVAGAAALVLAQNTSFTTSQISSALLNAASADKISSVGSGSPNKLLFTNPGGGSTPTPTPTPTPTPTPAPGTYTGTVNAGTSAYEPKSAGSFQYAGGTLKGALTGPSGTDFDLYLQKWNGAYWVDVAAGESSTSTENVSYRAGSGKYRWEIYAYSGSGAYTLVENR
- a CDS encoding IclR family transcriptional regulator, producing MNTVGSRAVEAPDIPTLERPLYLLTFFTPREPQWTLAHLTRASGLPKASCLRALRVLEKYDLLQREGDRYRLGSGFIAMKAHVQVHAPPLNVALAHLEHLRERTGLSVAWAVLDAQDTLYTEVLAGPGGTPAGVGERRRVVLDASGRLLLAFGTLSLREAMFAASGDRGPLELLDQVTRRAWLSPPLPSDEPGGVTQVAAPVFRAGGTLVAALSVSWPGRPVWTEAEDDLRALSDAARRVSQEMGYVRPWAGDAAFFLQVLDRLPR
- a CDS encoding tetratricopeptide repeat-containing diguanylate cyclase produces the protein MSHTPEQLERDLRRARGRARLRPLLALAAELWDKNPVEAVAYAQQAAQLARRVQDPAALARATLELGRGQLRLGQYAAARAALHDAVTLHEQLGDDLGLARSWMGLGTVRSNLGELPQALEAHFSAQILFERQGSDWYLSACLNNLGVAYQRLDDNVTAMNYALSALRLATGAGNTVVRIAATNNVGNVAMELHRYEDALSYQTEALHLARVHGSPYNEIVALTNLGNLHGRMEQFSAALPYLARADDLARAYSDLDNLVEVQAERGNIHRRSGELADALAAYAHALELVDRMGDFYLEAQLQLRRGQTLLALQDHEAARGALNRALTLAARVQADAISSETHEHLTALHEQTGDLRGALHHLREHLRLTVAVNRAAAERSSAVRVIEHETERSRQVAAAQRHLIEQLHQASAALTHPPGSAAALQGHLTRQANLDPLTGLVNDRFARQQLQAEFEQARAQHHPLAVATLDLEGRATADRAPMTRDTMDRATADRVRRDVSAALRAALRTQDVLASLDDGTFALLLPRTDLPGALHLCRRLQRTVTDTRWPDLPGTHLTLSVGLCTDTACAHPDDMLDRAQHLLYAAKAAGSGQVCTDQDPPGPAR
- a CDS encoding Gfo/Idh/MocA family protein produces the protein MPLKPDITPPEAQDTRVGFALVGIGKLTAEELIPAARTSEHAYVAALVSGEADKAQGFARALGLTEQDAYTYEQFDELADREDVQAVYIVTPNSLHREYATRAARLGKHVLCEKPLGVNAEDAQAIVDACREAGVLLMTAYRCQYTPEHWAARDAVQDGMLGDLRLLHSIHAQVEDDPDAWRLKRELAGGGPLPDVGIYSLNTLRFLTGQEPEWVFATQHQPGGDPRFQEVEASMSALLGFPGGVSATIQTSYAAHRTGTLRVMGEQGSLHMDPAFPYDGLKLSLSDNDGTRQPSFPDYDQFTLEFDHFARCIRRGDTPWTPGEEGVQDHVIMDALYESARTGQVVRLPTHTKRDAFRGTKPELPQKQQ